Within Gavia stellata isolate bGavSte3 chromosome 12, bGavSte3.hap2, whole genome shotgun sequence, the genomic segment CCCCGTATcccaccccagccccgctgcccggccgggcgtccccaggcaggcagcaagTGCCCTCTCGTGGTCACCAAATGATGCTGGACAGCCGTGTGGAACATGACCAGCGGCACCCCAGGGCCCCAGACCCCCACCCCGCTCACCTTCAGTGCCTCCTGGGCCGCCAGGGCCCCGACAACGGCGGCCACGGGGCACAGGTCCCCTGCGCTCACGCTGGCGAAAGCTCGCACGACGTCCTCGTCCAGGGGACCCTGCTGCGGCCCCAGGCTCCGCGCCAGCTCCAGCACCCGCTCGGCATCTCCCTGTGGGCAGAGGGGTGAGGGCGGCCCTGGGCAGGGTGGCGGGGAGCCAggggggccgggcaggggcagAATGGGGACTCACCGGTGCCCTGGGCCGGGGCAGGCGGCCCTGCTCCCTGCGGAAAGCGTGCAGGGCCTGGAAGGCGGCGTGCAGGCTGCGGCTGCGTGGCAGCTCCTCGGGACTCGCCACCTGGATCTGGGGCTCTGCCAGCGCCCGGCTCAGGGGCTCCTGCCCGCACAGCACCAGGGCTCGGGCGAGCGCTTCCCTGGGGCCGGGGCACGGCATGCCATGGCGCAGCAgtgccccagcccagggagcaGCACCGCGGGGCCGAGGGGGGACTTACATAGGAGTGCACCTGGGGCAGCCGCACTTGCGAGACCAGGCCCCCGCGGCGATagggagagaaggagctggTGTCGCCTATCTCCAGCCTGAAGGGATCTGGGGATGAGAGGGGGACAGATGTCACGGTCACCACCAAGGACCCAGCGACTTCCCCAACCGTGGGCCAGGGCAGCCGGAACTCCCCGGGGTGGCTCACCCAGCACGCGCACGGGGACGGGCTCCTGGCCGTTCAGTTCCGTCATCCCCTCCACGCCGGAAAATGTCACCAGGTCACCATCGCAGAAGAGGTTGCTGCGGCTGTCCTCTGCCCCCACACACGTCACCACGCCTGGGTtgccctgaggaggggaagggagtgAGGGCGGGGGACCGGACCTGGGCAGCATAAAGCCACCGGAGGAGGCAGCGGCATTTCGGGGAAGCCTGCTGAGGCTGTCCTCCTACCTGGGAAATATGCTGCACGGCGGCACACGCTGGGTCCCCTTCTGCCGGGTCGTCAACGACGAAGTGCTTCCCGAAGTCACAGAACAGCTGCCTGGAAAGGACCGATGGGGTTCTGCTGGAGGAGCCGCCTCGCCAAGCTGCCCGAGCGCTGCCAGGTCCTGCCCGGGCCGAGCAGCCCTGCCAGCGGGACGGGGGCACGGGCTACAGAGCAGGGCCGAGGGCTCTGGGGACAAGGTGACCCGGAGCCAGGGGCGGGACCCTGTGGCAGAGACCCCTTACCCCGCCAGCCCCTTGGCGTCGGCCACGATGAAACAGATGCCGTGGGCATGGCAGAAATCCCCAACGCGGAGCTGCTCCTCCAGCGACGACTCAGTCAGCACCACCACCTGCGCCAGGGCCATCAGCGGGTGCTGCCGTCCTGGGGGGCCCCGGGGCACGGGGGTGCGGGCTCACCTGGAAAGAGGCGAGGAAGGCCTCCGACAGCTCCCTGGTGTAAGCTGCCACCACCACGCGAGGGTTCAGCTCGGCCAGGACCCGCTGGGACGCCTCGGCACGGTTCTGGCCCACGTCGCTCTCCCCGAGGAGGAACTGCGAGGTGGGCACGCGGCGGGGCACCCCGTGAGTTTGGGGTGCTGCCCGCCACAGTGGGGTGTTCCATGgggccctgcctgcactggCGGGGGGCCCTCTGCTGGGGACAATACCCGTGACACGGGACACCCCGTGGGCCCTACCCCTGATGATGAGGGGCACCCTGGGCCATAGCCATGACAGGGACCCCCCATTCCACGCTCCGTACCAGGACCCCCCACCTGTACCTGCTAGTGggagccccccaccccgcacccATACCTGCAAGAGGGaagccccagctgcccccacACCCATCACCGTGACCTTCCGCTCACACCCGTGCCCGGTACCGGGACCCCCACCTGTACCTGCGCCCAGTACCGGGACCCCTGCCCGTACCTGTACCCCATTACCGAGACCCTCACCCGTACCTGCACCCGTTACGGGGACCCGCGGCCATACCCGTGCCCCAGgccccctgccagccccgcccggccccgccggtACCTGGTGGGCGCGGTCGGCGGTGCAGGCGGTGCCGCGATCGTGCAGGACGACGCGCCCGGTTCCCGCCAGCACCAGCGCCGCCGCCACCTGCGCTCCCGTCCCGCGCAGCCCCGACAccagcgccgccgccccggccagccgccgcgcgccgccgcccaGCACGTACCTGCGGGGCAGGGGCTGTCAGGGGGCCCGGGggcccgtcccgtcccgccccgccccgccccgccccggccccggtccccgCACGCACAGCTGCCGCGAGTACAGCCCCTCCTCGCCGCTGCCCGCCATGGCGGCCCCGCCCACCGCCTAGGCCCCGCCCCAGGGACGGCCCACGCCGGAGGCCCGCCCACCCGGaaggccccgccccgccgcgggaaGGGCCCGCCCCCGCAGGCCCCGCCCACCCGGAAGGctccgccgcggccggcgcAGCCAtgtcggcggcggcggcggcgggctggCAGGCGCCGTGGCGGGCGCTGGGCGCGCTGGGCCGGGAGCTGGCGGCCGAGTGGGCGGCGCAGGACGTGCGGGCCGCGctgtgccagctgctgctgctctggctgggCCTCAGCCTGCTGGGCGTCCGCCTGGCCTGGCGCGCCTACGGCGGGGCGGTGGCCGCGCTCTGCTACCGGACGgggcccgccgcccgccggcctcccggcaccggcaccggcctgggccccggccccgcctccggccccggccccgcgcccgcccggccccgcgcgcactccctctcccccgccggcccggccggACGCAACGGCGCCGCCGAGCGGCACTGCCCGCCCCGGTGAGTCCCGACCGCGACCGGGCCCGCGCCCGCCAacccccgcccgccgcggcctccccggcccccgcccgcccggctgCACCCCCGGCCCGGTGCGCACCCTCCCGGCCGCAGCCCTGGACCAGCACGGCCCAGCGAGCGCCCCCCCAGCGCAGCGTGTCCCGGAGCGCCCTCCCGGTTGTGCCGGCGGACCGGTACGCCCCGGAGAGCGCCCTCCCACCCATGCCCCGGGCCGGTGTACCCCAGTGAGCACCCTCCCGGCTGCACCCCTGGACCAGTACATCCCAGCAAGCACCCTCCCACCCGTGCCCGCAGACCAGTGCACCCCAGTGAGTGCCCTCCTAGCTGTGCCCCCAGACCAGTACGCCCCAGTAagtgcagccccagccctgcccaccTCACGCAGGCAGGCGGGTGCCCTCCCCCCGTGCCAGGGTGCCATACTGGggtgctgccccagccccgctcaCGCTGCCCCTCTTTTGCAGAGAGGGCCTGGCCGCAGAGCCGGCGAAGACGCACCGGGAGTGAGGAGCGCCGCGACCCGCAGGGCACTGCCCGCACCATTAAAGCGCTGTGCCCCGCCTGCCGCCCCTTGCTTTGGCGCCCGCCGCTGTCACCGGAGAGGAGGCCAGGAGAGCGGGGCAGGGGTGTTTATTGGGACCGGGGCGCTGTGCCCGCGGCGGGTGCTGGCCTCACTTGGCCGTGTAGTACTGGGTGGGCACGAAGGGCATCTTGGTGACAAGGGCCGGGTGCTGCTTCTTCCGCACCTCGACGGTGAGCGCGGTGCCGGCCCGACTGTGCACCGCCTCCACGTAGCCCATGGCGATGTTCTTGCCCAGGGAGGGCGAGGGGCAGCCGCTGGTCACCGTGCCTGGGGACATGAAGACATGGGGAGGTGAGTGggggccggcagccccagccccctccTCTGCCGTGGGTGCAGCTTGGGGCTGTGCCAgcgccagccctgctgcccccacCTACCCACGGGTGTGCCCTCAGGGCCCAGGATGGCCGTGTGGGGCCGGATGGGGGGTCCCACCGACGTCAGACCCACACGCTTGCGCTTCGGCTTCTCTTTCACTTGTGCCATGATGATGGCCGCGCCAGGGAAGTCCATGGCTGCGCGCCGGCGCTTCCCTGCGGGGCAGAGATGGGTGAGGGTTGGCGATGCCCACCTGGTCCCCTTATGCCCcgctggggacatggggacacctTGCCTCTCTGCCCGccctgaggaggaggtggggacaGACTTGGCCCTGGCCTACCCAAGGTCCACAGCAGCCCAGCCTCGGCAGGCGTGGTGGTCTCATCGATGTCGTTGCCGTAGAGGCAGAGCCCGGCCTCCAGGCGCAGGCTGTCCCTGGCCGCCAGCCCCGCCGGCCACACATCAGGGACACCCAGCAGCTGCTCGGCCAGCTCCACCGCCCGCCCTGCGGGCACCGAGATCTGCGTGGGGACAGGGGCAGGGTCAGGGAGCATGGTGTTACCCTGGGTACTGCAGCGGGGGGGTGCCAGCACGGCTCCCAGGGTACCTCCACGCCGTCCTCGCCAGTGTAGCCGCAGCGCGTGACCCGGCAGCCCGGCACGCCGAAGACCGTTGTAGTGACGCTGTTCATGAAGGAGAGCTTGGCCAGGTCATCCGGCAACCCCACCTGCAGCACCCGTGCCATGGAGGGACCTGGGGAGGCAGGTGGCTCTGGGGGACGGCAGTGTccggggaagggggggacacggggaggGCACTGGCATCTGTCGGGCAAGGACCCGGAGGAGGGTGCAGTCCGGCACCCGCTGAGGGTGAGAACCCCGCATGGTGATGCTCGTTGCCAGCCCGCACAGGGCCGCCACTACCTTGCAGAGCCAGCAGCGCGTTGTCCGACACTTCCAGGTGGACGTCACTGCCGGTGGCCTGCAGCTCCGCcgctctgccctgccagggtgACAGCGCGCTGCTTAGCACAGGGGCCGGGCTGGTGCCAGCCCCACACGTGTCTGCGGCCACCTTGCCCCGCGCAGTCACGGACGTCACCAAAAGGTGGGAGGACTCATTCCCACCGCGCGCCCCCACCTCCCGTGGGGCTCGGGCAGCCCCGTACCCTCATGATGGCCAAGTCCTTGTCGGCACAGCCGGCGTTGGACACCACATAGAGGTGATCTTCCGACGTGTTGGTGACGATGAGGTCGTCCACGATGCCACCCCGCTCGTTGGTAAGCAGCGTCAGGGTGCCCTGTGGGATGTGGCTCTCGAGAGTGTGGACAGGCTGCCCAACCCCTCCCGTCCCCCCGCGCGCTCCGGACCTCCCTGGGGACCGCTGACCCCACCGGATgcccggtgccccccccggTGCTCCGTACCTGGCCTGGCTTCAGCTCAGCTATGTCCCCCACCACCAGGCTCTCCATGAACCTGACGCGGTCCCGGCCGTACACCCGGGTCTGGAAGGGGCCGAGGAGGGGGTGTGAGGCGGtgtgggtgcccccccacccccagcccccccatcCCGCCCCGGCTACCTGCAGCATGTGGGAGACGTCGAAGAGGGAGCAGTGGCGGCGGGTGTGCAGGTGGGACTGGAGGTGGCCCTGCCCGTAGTGCAGCGGCAGGCTCCAGCCGGCGAACGGCACCATCCGCCCGCCGCGGGACCGGTGCAGGGCGTCCAGCGGCGTCCGCTTCAgcccccccgcctccgcctcGGCCCCCCCGGGGcgctgccccccggccccgctcagCGGCGCGGagcccggggggcggcggggcagcgcggcgCGGCAGCCCGCCCGCAGCAGCATCCTCCCTCCCTGGCACGGCCCGGCACGGCCCCGGGGCGCCTGGGACATGGAGtccgcccggcccccgccccgccccgcacCCCGGCACCGCCTCCCCGGCCGCCGGCCCGGGGGGATGCTGGGTGCGGGTCCTGCGCGGGGACGGCcatcctccccccccccccgagatAGGCAGGCACAGGCAGGACCAACGTAGCAGCTTTTAGTCGTGACCGAGGctctccccactgcccccccccggccccccgagCGTGGCAGacgccagccccagcaccccttTGTGTGCGGGAGCCTCGTCCcgcaggcagggccgggggccACTCCCCGGGCAGAGGTAGGGCGggggagccaggctctgcccacagcagcagtgccaAGCGCAGAGCCACGGCAGCTGGAGGGGACACCAGAGCGGGAGAGGCTCACGGGGGGGGCTCCAGGGCAGCAGCGCTGCCCACCGCTGCCAGCCAGTGCAGGAGGAGTTGGGGAAGGGGCGCGGGGAGGGCCTGGAAACCCCCTGGGGCCACAGGGATGAAGGCCGATGCGGGAGCGCAGGAGTCCGCTTGGGCCGCGGGAGCGCGGAGGAGCCAGCTCCCTCTGGCCAGCACCGGCGGGGCTCACGTGTAGGAAAGCAGGTTGATATCATAGCAGCCGTCCACCTGGAAAAGATAGCAACCGTCGGTCCCCGCACAGCACCATCGCTCTGCCGGGgcaccccaccccaaacccccaccCCGTCCCGCCGGGTGCAGCCCCTCCAGGAGGGCTCCCCCAGCGATGCAGTGAggccgcagcccccccgcgAGCAGGGTGGGGGGACTCACGTCGAAGCGCCCGATGCGGGCAGCTGCCTGGCGAGCCCGGATCACCTCCGTCAGCACCCACATTTGCTGGACCTCCGTCGACACCTTCTCTGGGTCGGGGAGCTCCTGGAAAGAAGCAGGCACGATGCTGCGGAGTGGGGATGGGCTGGGTTACCCCGGGCTTGGGCAGTGGCATGGCTGGATGGCTGTGCTCCCGCGGAGAGCCGGGCACTATCACGATGGTGCCCACACTCCCGACCTGCTGGTGGTTTCCCAATGCGGGGAGAGCAGGGCCCCACTCTAGGAAAACAGGCAGCTGGGGAAACGGGTGACCCTGAGCCCCGGGTGCTGTGGTGCCGACACAGCCGGTCTCCGCTGGCAGGCATCCAGGGCGAGGACAGAAAGCAGATCACTGGCTAATGATTAAAAACCTAATCACACAGTCCAGAGTTTCCCAACAGCCTCCCTCCACGGCGCTCTCCGGGCTTGGTGACAGAAACCCCGCTGCAGGCACCAGCTCCCCCAGGGACCTTTAGGCAGGCGGGACTTGcaggctcagcagcagctctccaggcCAGGGCAAAGCTCTGTGCCACTTCCCCCCTGCCTGGTCTTCCCCGCAATGCCGGGCTGCCGGTGGGTGCCTCGTGGTGATGCTGGGAACAGCCAAGGCCAGAGCAACTCCCGGCATCTCCCCCGGACCACCCTTTGCCAAGGGGGACGTGATCCAAGCAATCAGCAAGGGACCGGGGTGTCCTTCCCAGCCTGCCGGACAGCCGGGCACAGACCGGAGCTCCCAcacctgccagggctggcagaagCCTTGCCGCCACCGCTCCGGAGGCGCTGGGGCACGTGGCACCGCTCCCGGCCCAGCCTTGCTCCTACAGGCAAGGCCAGTGGCTGATTCAGCAGGTTTCTGCGGGTGAGCCAGCTGCCCATCCCTGCCACGCTCTGCCCGGACTTTGCTCACCAAAGGCCACCGGCCAGGCAGATGTGGCTCACGAGCTGTAAACATGCGCCATGGCTGTGACCTCCCTTTGCCCGCGTGCCGCCCCAGCTGGGCAACGTGCTCCCCGGGGCGCACCCTCTGCAAAGCGCCGGGGACCATCCAGGCCACCCCGTCCCCATGAGTCCTGCCAGATGGCTGAGGGATGCTGCGCACCCACCGCTCCCACAGGGACGTTCCTATCCCCAGACTAGAGGGCAGGTAGGCTTAAGCATCACCTCACATCGTGCATCCCCGtggatgtatttttcttccGAACGCTGCAAACTACTTCCAGCACAAGGCGGCGCATTTCAGGGCTCCACAGCTATTCCTGGTGGGAGCCTGGAGCTGAAGGGGCCAGGATGGGGCCGGCAGCCTCACAAGTGATGTTCGTGCCCGTGGCCGGCACCCCACCCAGGTCACTCCTTCCCTGTAATACCTCAGCAGGGACTACTCACCCCgtgcaggctggctggctgctccGGAGGGGTCAGCTGGGAGAGCCAGGAGGGGAAATCCTTCTGGGGGCTCTGAAATAGATCCAGAGAGTCACAAAAGGGGTGTCCCCAGTCCCACCTCCATCCCTCACACCATGCAGCGTGCTGCAGTTTGGAGCCCACCTGTATTTATATCAGTATGGGTATAAGTATCACTTTACCATTATTAAAGGGAATTTTGTTTTTAGGTGGGTGTTTGCAACCCATAATTTGTTGCAGCAACCCCCAGCTACGTCCCGCTGCTCAGCCAAGCATCCACCTCCAAAATGAGtagggctggggctggctggagcagtctctcccccagcccccagcacaCAAGGGGACCCCGAGTGCCCCAATGAAGGACAAGGATGTGGACCCACACCTCTGTGTCCTCTGGAGGGAGCCCGAAGCCCCTGGAGCTACGGGGAGCAATGCCcggtgcagggctggggactgTGGCCTGTCCTGGAACCCCTGCCTGTAcctggcagggagggcagcacTGGCACCGGCTCACCTTCTGCCCGGGGGGGAAAATCTGCAGCTCCTCGATGGTGAAGTGGAGCCAGACCGGGGAGGGCTGCCGCAGGATGAACCGCACCGCCGTCACCTGGTCCACGTCACACAGCATCTGCCGGGGCAAGGACGGGGGGAGCCGTCACCGCCGGGGGTACAGCAGGGGCTGGCCAGGCTGGCGCTGCTCTGGGGCAGCTTTTGGGattttctccaaaaaaaaaaacccaacccaccccATGTGGAAGGCACGGGCAGGGGCACAGGCAGGACCAGCACGGGGACCCTCACTGCTGAGAAGGACTGGCCGTGGGGGCACGGTGGGGCATCAGCCCAGGGCCCCAGGGCCCCGGAGCCGTCCTGGGGTGTGGGCAAAGAGGGGTGAGCCTCAGAGGGGTGGGTGATGCCATGGCCGCCGTCCGGCCGTGCCGACCTGGTGGCGGCGGAGGGAGAAGTAGTCCTGGGAGCCCTCCTCGGTGTGCGGGCAGGGCATCAGGCGGTAGTCCCGCAGGCAGGTCACCCAGCGGCGggagccggcggggccggggcgctgCACCCGCACGCTCAGGAAGGCCGTGTAGAAGTTCCTGAAGACGATCTCCTGCACCTGCGGGACCGGCAGCCTCAGCCGCCGCATCAcacccgcaccggcaccctCCCCGTACCGGTACCGGCACCGGCATCCCCCCCCGTACCGGtaccggcaccggcaccggcacccccCTCCCACCATAGTGGGACCGGcattcccccccacc encodes:
- the TCTA gene encoding T-cell leukemia translocation-altered gene protein, with amino-acid sequence MSAAAAAGWQAPWRALGALGRELAAEWAAQDVRAALCQLLLLWLGLSLLGVRLAWRAYGGAVAALCYRTGPAARRPPGTGTGLGPGPASGPGPAPARPRAHSLSPAGPAGRNGAAERHCPPREGLAAEPAKTHRE
- the AMT gene encoding aminomethyltransferase, mitochondrial; translation: MLLRAGCRAALPRRPPGSAPLSGAGGQRPGGAEAEAGGLKRTPLDALHRSRGGRMVPFAGWSLPLHYGQGHLQSHLHTRRHCSLFDVSHMLQTRVYGRDRVRFMESLVVGDIAELKPGQGTLTLLTNERGGIVDDLIVTNTSEDHLYVVSNAGCADKDLAIMRGRAAELQATGSDVHLEVSDNALLALQGPSMARVLQVGLPDDLAKLSFMNSVTTTVFGVPGCRVTRCGYTGEDGVEISVPAGRAVELAEQLLGVPDVWPAGLAARDSLRLEAGLCLYGNDIDETTTPAEAGLLWTLGKRRRAAMDFPGAAIIMAQVKEKPKRKRVGLTSVGPPIRPHTAILGPEGTPVGTVTSGCPSPSLGKNIAMGYVEAVHSRAGTALTVEVRKKQHPALVTKMPFVPTQYYTAK
- the NICN1 gene encoding nicolin-1, which gives rise to MVRCPGRLGGGAEPARPGVAVIDLRFPRGAAADVQEIVFRNFYTAFLSVRVQRPGPAGSRRWVTCLRDYRLMPCPHTEEGSQDYFSLRRHQMLCDVDQVTAVRFILRQPSPVWLHFTIEELQIFPPGQKSPQKDFPSWLSQLTPPEQPASLHGELPDPEKVSTEVQQMWVLTEVIRARQAAARIGRFDVDGCYDINLLSYT